From a single Miscanthus floridulus cultivar M001 chromosome 8, ASM1932011v1, whole genome shotgun sequence genomic region:
- the LOC136470387 gene encoding protein PXR1-like, with protein MALNTIYNAIDPKVFEQIKDLERASEVWTRLEETYEGTPAVKSAKLYILKDKLTSFKMKDDESILEIFHRLQVIVNELKSLGEKVNDDDASHRFLMEGVDQEEDKKKKSVAFKAGTSSKSKGKSKKEVSSDDEETSDINDEFLALFVCKFGKFMKKKGYGARKRRDQTKSKDYVRRCYKCKSKDHIVVDCPYNSDDNEEEKKKEKKEKKEKKLSFTKKKGGSYVGTNSVKAKFIGASIVGPKKKAI; from the exons atGGCTctaaacaccatatacaatgcaattgatccaaaggtgtttgagcaaattaaAGATCTTGAGAGAGCAAGTGAAGTTTGGACAAGGCTAGAAGAAACATATGAAGGCACACCGGCGGTCaagagtgccaagctatacatcctcaaagataagttgacaagtttcaagatgaaggatgatgagagcatcctGGAGatatttcataggcttcaagtaatTGTAAATGAATTGAAGAGCTTGGGTGagaaagtgaatgatgatgatgcatctcatcgattcttgat ggagggggttgaccaagaggaagacaagaagaagaaaagtgtagcTTTCAAGGCTGGTACCTCATCTAAGAgcaagggcaagtcaaagaaagaagtatcaagtgatgatgaggaaacAAGTGACATTAATGATGAGTTCTTAGCCCTATTTGTGTGcaagtttggcaagttcatgaagaagaagggctatggtgctagaaagagaagagatcaaaCCAAGAGTAAAgattatgtgagaagatgctacaaatgcaagagcaaggatcacattgtagtggattgtccctacaatagtgatgataatgaggaagaaaagaagaaggagaagaaggagaagaaggaaaagaagttgTCCTTCACAAAGAAGAAGGGCGGCTCTTATGTg GGTACcaatagtgtgaaggctaagtttattggtgctTCCATTgttggcccaaagaagaaggcaatTTAG